The proteins below are encoded in one region of Methanosarcina barkeri 3:
- the hpt gene encoding hypoxanthine/guanine phosphoribosyltransferase — protein MLEKLKTSLINSPVIKRGEYNYFIHPISDGVPSIDPHMVEEIAEYILQITDIKKVDTILTIEAMGIPVANALSLKTGIPLTIVRKRPYFLEGEVELSQSTGYSKGALYINGLKKGDRVIIVDDVISTGGTLIALVKALKIMGVEILDVISVIGRGTGYLQLNELGVEPKILVTIDVSEKGVEIKNVFGNE, from the coding sequence ATGCTTGAAAAACTGAAAACCTCACTCATTAATTCTCCTGTGATCAAGCGAGGAGAATATAATTACTTTATCCATCCGATTTCTGATGGTGTACCATCCATAGATCCTCATATGGTTGAAGAGATCGCTGAATATATTCTCCAGATTACCGACATCAAAAAAGTTGACACTATTCTTACAATAGAGGCCATGGGTATTCCTGTAGCAAATGCCCTTTCTCTCAAAACGGGAATTCCTTTGACAATTGTTCGAAAGCGTCCTTATTTCCTTGAAGGAGAAGTGGAACTGTCTCAGAGTACAGGGTATTCGAAAGGGGCTCTCTACATAAACGGGCTCAAGAAAGGGGACAGAGTAATTATTGTGGACGACGTGATCAGCACTGGCGGAACGTTGATAGCACTCGTAAAAGCCCTGAAAATTATGGGTGTGGAGATTCTGGACGTAATTTCCGTCATCGGTCGAGGGACTGGCTATTTGCAATTAAATGAGCTAGGGGTTGAGCCCAAAATCCTCGTTACAATTGACGTGAGTGAGAAAGGCGTGGAGATCAAGAATGTCTTTGGGAACGAGTGA
- a CDS encoding DNA-directed RNA polymerase subunit L encodes MELNILSKTDNELEVELKGETHTLLNILKDLLIKDQRVEIAYYDMKYVSISDPILYIKTDGTNPIEVLKDAASKIIAQCDEFTDVFGKAVNA; translated from the coding sequence ATGGAACTGAACATTCTCTCCAAAACAGACAATGAGCTTGAAGTTGAGCTCAAAGGCGAGACGCATACCCTTCTAAATATACTTAAGGATCTTCTTATTAAAGACCAGAGGGTTGAGATTGCCTATTATGATATGAAGTACGTAAGTATCAGTGACCCGATCCTTTATATCAAAACCGATGGTACAAACCCGATTGAGGTACTAAAGGATGCTGCTTCAAAAATCATTGCTCAGTGCGACGAATTTACTGATGTCTTTGGCAAGGCAGTAAACGCCTGA
- the polX gene encoding DNA polymerase/3'-5' exonuclease PolX, whose translation MRNREIAELFYEAADILEYQQVEWKPRAYRKAAQMIENHGEDIEKIYSREGKAGLTEIPGIGESIADHIAEYLETGKVEKFEKLKEKAPSGTPELMEIRGLGSKKIKKLSDTLDVKTLSDLKDAIRAHRLRRLEGFGEKSEENLAKAIEQYEKSHARIALGKALPLADEIISALKSRCESRTSKVDLSKIIYTGSLRRLKETIGDIDILAEAEKEEALKVMDCFVSLPDVEQVILKGSTKSSVILREGTVIDLRVVPPESYGAALQYFTGSKEHNIELRNVAIKNGYKLSEYGLYLKGSDKQIAGSSEEEIYERLGLAYIPPELRENRGEIKAAARNTLPKLVEAGDLRGDLHMHTEYSEGKDTLKTMIEKAEALGYEYIAVTDHSRSQKVANGMEVEELKVQWKEIDKLSKNFKIKILKGSEVDILKDGSLDYPDEILKKLDVVVGAVHSGFAFPEKRMTERIVTALENEYLDILAHPSGRLLGKREAYAVNFEKVFEVAAENGKIMEINSQPSRLDLNDELILRAKTFGLKFCISTDSHAVSDLTYMRYGLGQARRGWLEKEDVVNTYPYSRLKQVFKKMNI comes from the coding sequence TTGAGAAATCGAGAGATTGCCGAGCTATTTTATGAGGCTGCTGACATTCTGGAATACCAGCAGGTTGAGTGGAAACCACGAGCTTATCGTAAAGCTGCTCAAATGATAGAAAACCATGGTGAAGACATCGAAAAAATCTATTCCAGAGAAGGAAAAGCCGGACTGACCGAAATCCCAGGCATTGGGGAGTCAATTGCTGACCATATTGCTGAGTATCTGGAAACAGGCAAGGTGGAAAAATTTGAAAAGCTTAAAGAAAAAGCACCTTCAGGTACTCCAGAACTTATGGAAATTCGAGGACTTGGGTCAAAGAAAATAAAAAAGCTTTCCGATACCCTTGATGTAAAAACGCTTTCAGATCTTAAAGACGCTATTCGTGCCCACAGGCTCAGGAGGCTCGAAGGATTCGGAGAAAAAAGCGAAGAGAATCTTGCAAAGGCAATTGAGCAGTATGAGAAAAGCCATGCCAGGATAGCTTTAGGAAAAGCACTTCCACTAGCAGATGAAATTATATCTGCGTTAAAATCCCGGTGTGAAAGCAGAACCTCTAAAGTCGACCTCTCGAAAATAATATACACAGGCTCACTCCGACGGTTGAAGGAAACAATTGGGGACATAGACATCCTGGCAGAAGCTGAAAAAGAAGAGGCTTTGAAGGTAATGGATTGTTTTGTTTCCCTTCCGGACGTCGAACAGGTTATCTTAAAAGGCAGCACAAAAAGCAGCGTAATTCTGCGAGAAGGAACAGTTATTGACCTGAGAGTAGTCCCACCTGAAAGTTACGGAGCAGCTCTTCAGTACTTTACAGGTTCAAAGGAGCACAACATAGAACTTAGAAATGTTGCCATCAAAAACGGTTACAAACTTTCGGAATACGGGCTGTACTTAAAAGGATCCGATAAACAGATTGCAGGAAGCAGCGAAGAAGAGATTTATGAAAGACTTGGTCTTGCCTATATCCCACCCGAACTTCGAGAAAACCGGGGAGAAATTAAAGCCGCTGCAAGAAATACCCTGCCCAAACTGGTAGAAGCAGGTGATCTCAGAGGAGATCTCCATATGCATACGGAATACAGTGAAGGAAAAGACACCCTTAAAACCATGATTGAAAAAGCAGAAGCTCTTGGTTATGAGTATATCGCAGTAACCGATCACTCCCGTTCTCAGAAAGTTGCAAATGGTATGGAAGTTGAAGAATTGAAAGTTCAATGGAAAGAAATTGATAAGCTCTCAAAAAATTTCAAGATAAAGATTCTCAAAGGATCTGAGGTAGATATCCTGAAAGATGGAAGCCTTGATTATCCGGATGAAATTCTCAAAAAACTTGATGTTGTGGTAGGAGCTGTGCATTCCGGTTTTGCATTTCCTGAAAAGAGAATGACCGAAAGGATTGTCACAGCTCTGGAAAACGAATATCTCGATATCCTTGCACATCCCTCAGGAAGACTGCTTGGGAAAAGAGAGGCTTATGCCGTTAATTTTGAAAAGGTTTTTGAAGTTGCCGCTGAAAATGGAAAAATAATGGAGATCAACAGCCAGCCTTCAAGGCTTGACCTTAATGACGAGCTTATCCTGCGTGCAAAGACCTTTGGCCTGAAGTTCTGTATATCTACAGACAGCCATGCCGTTTCCGACCTAACCTACATGCGATACGGCCTAGGACAGGCGCGTCGAGGCTGGTTGGAAAAAGAAGACGTTGTAAACACCTATCCATACTCCAGGCTTAAACAAGTTTTCAAAAAAATGAATATATGA
- a CDS encoding METTL5 family protein — translation MKQRKLEMLLEELEDFSSPELELEQYQTPPLLAAEILHFAYMQGDLDDSVQDLGCGTGILAIGAKLLGARKVVGYDTDSKALDTAKENARKLGVEVEFLLSDINDIKERVKTTVMNPPFGARVKGRDRPFLSSALRTSEVIYSIHNRGSLAFIQKFIKPAVITHSYVAKFPIKRTFDFHKKEREVIEVEIYRIKVSG, via the coding sequence ATGAAACAGAGAAAACTTGAGATGCTCCTTGAAGAACTGGAAGACTTTTCCAGTCCTGAACTTGAGCTGGAGCAGTACCAGACACCTCCTCTTTTAGCTGCGGAAATTCTTCATTTTGCTTATATGCAGGGAGATCTTGATGACTCGGTGCAGGATCTGGGATGTGGTACCGGAATTCTTGCAATCGGGGCGAAGCTTCTGGGAGCCAGAAAGGTTGTGGGGTATGATACGGATTCAAAAGCACTTGATACCGCAAAAGAAAATGCCCGAAAACTTGGAGTAGAGGTCGAGTTCTTATTATCAGACATTAATGATATTAAAGAGCGCGTAAAAACCACGGTTATGAACCCTCCTTTCGGAGCAAGAGTGAAAGGTAGAGATAGGCCTTTCCTTTCGTCAGCATTAAGAACAAGTGAAGTAATATATTCAATTCACAACCGCGGAAGCCTTGCTTTTATCCAAAAGTTCATTAAGCCTGCAGTCATTACACATTCCTACGTTGCAAAATTCCCTATAAAACGAACCTTTGATTTCCATAAAAAAGAACGAGAGGTTATTGAGGTTGAGATCTATAGAATTAAGGTCTCCGGATAA
- the pscS gene encoding O-phospho-L-seryl-tRNA:Cys-tRNA synthase: protein MKLDDSSLQKFGFIKRETLGSINIDPLQTGGRLTEAAKQALVEWGDGYSVCDFCGGVLDQIKKPPIYDFVHKALPEFLGCDEARVTNGARESKFAVMHSIGKPGDWIVLDGLAHYSSYVAAERAGLNIKAVPHSGSPDYYLDPEGYATAIEEVTKESGKPPALALVTYPDGSYGNLADAGKIASICHEYDVPLLLNGAYAVGRMPVSAKDIGADFIVGSGHKSMAASGPVGVLGVSEEYAPIVFRKSKHNKVKEVELLGCTARGATVMTLIASFPDVVKRVRNWDQEVENARWFSARLEEMGFIQRGQKPHSHDLMFFEAPRFYEISEKVKDGRYFLYKELKARNIHGIKSGLTKYFKLSTFGLEREKLEAVADSFDDILKKHEDI, encoded by the coding sequence ATGAAACTTGACGATTCATCCCTTCAGAAGTTCGGTTTTATAAAAAGAGAGACTCTTGGCAGTATAAATATTGACCCTCTTCAGACAGGCGGGCGTTTGACCGAGGCTGCAAAACAGGCTCTTGTAGAGTGGGGAGACGGGTATTCGGTATGTGATTTCTGCGGAGGGGTTCTGGATCAGATAAAAAAACCTCCAATTTATGATTTCGTACATAAGGCCCTTCCCGAATTTCTTGGTTGTGATGAGGCAAGGGTCACAAATGGGGCACGGGAGTCCAAGTTTGCTGTCATGCATTCTATTGGAAAGCCGGGTGACTGGATTGTGCTTGATGGGCTCGCTCATTACTCTTCATATGTTGCAGCCGAAAGAGCAGGCCTGAATATCAAAGCCGTACCACATTCAGGCAGTCCCGATTATTACCTTGACCCTGAAGGGTATGCCACGGCAATCGAAGAGGTTACAAAAGAAAGTGGAAAACCACCTGCTCTTGCACTTGTAACTTATCCGGACGGAAGTTATGGAAACCTGGCAGATGCAGGAAAGATAGCCTCGATCTGCCATGAATACGATGTTCCTCTCCTTCTCAATGGTGCATATGCCGTAGGAAGAATGCCGGTATCTGCAAAAGACATCGGTGCCGACTTTATTGTAGGTAGCGGGCATAAGTCTATGGCAGCATCAGGTCCTGTCGGAGTTCTCGGGGTAAGTGAAGAGTACGCTCCTATCGTATTCAGGAAATCCAAACATAACAAGGTAAAAGAAGTTGAGCTTCTGGGATGCACGGCGAGAGGTGCTACGGTTATGACTCTTATTGCATCTTTCCCGGATGTGGTAAAGCGTGTGAGGAACTGGGACCAGGAGGTCGAAAATGCTCGCTGGTTTTCGGCAAGGCTTGAGGAAATGGGCTTTATCCAGCGCGGGCAAAAACCTCACTCTCATGACCTGATGTTCTTCGAAGCCCCTCGCTTCTATGAAATTTCCGAAAAAGTAAAGGACGGAAGATACTTCCTCTACAAGGAGCTCAAAGCACGCAATATTCACGGCATCAAGTCCGGGCTTACCAAATATTTCAAACTCAGTACTTTTGGGCTTGAAAGAGAAAAACTTGAAGCTGTCGCGGACTCTTTTGATGACATCCTGAAAAAACATGAGGATATTTAA
- a CDS encoding winged helix-turn-helix domain-containing protein, with translation MTPEEAAKRKQEWVSKMKSEGKMKEDMTEDHKACLNALQNPVRRNILKVLVEHKKSLEEIKDELKLTDSQASYNLNMLESTLCIEKEESEGTIYYVLTPRGEGYMENVELKK, from the coding sequence ATGACTCCCGAGGAAGCTGCGAAAAGAAAACAAGAATGGGTTTCGAAAATGAAGAGCGAAGGCAAAATGAAAGAGGATATGACAGAAGACCACAAGGCCTGCCTTAATGCCTTGCAAAACCCTGTACGGAGAAACATCCTCAAAGTTCTGGTAGAACATAAAAAATCGCTGGAAGAAATTAAAGACGAACTCAAGCTCACGGATTCTCAGGCAAGTTATAACCTGAATATGCTGGAAAGTACTCTCTGTATTGAAAAAGAGGAAAGTGAAGGAACTATATATTATGTCCTGACTCCCAGAGGAGAAGGATACATGGAAAATGTGGAACTGAAAAAGTAA
- a CDS encoding FmdE family protein, whose product MNTKIIKNKFIYLIFLTALIFSLGAVPGMAAEGCNSNLMAQVFSAAEADLGAVGPQNTLIITDIGSPAESYVFLDDFYSEFYSRDLLYTKNLLTVQNSRNNPLWFAFFNKCSGKCTYIEVSYENESKISYKITENINFGKLSKTNESRAAWNEKVNNSVFNGREFAILTISNAWATGKLDYELMQCLEVHNHFCPGVSSGYVLANWMEENYPLKEGVSYTVFSCPNWCKDDVFVKRWDTTPGKGGIWVSTLTDNETEALGGSPAGIFVVTDKNAGTMKAVVLGFDFDIVNANSGVKADDPGWVSKYLADLWLMNKKNWDTQGLVSVISVKDIDADTLNKMKQADNNPYVILGLLNSTENN is encoded by the coding sequence ATGAATACAAAGATAATAAAAAATAAGTTCATTTATCTCATTTTCCTTACTGCCCTTATTTTTTCTCTTGGAGCTGTTCCAGGTATGGCAGCTGAAGGTTGCAACTCAAATTTGATGGCTCAGGTCTTTTCTGCAGCTGAAGCAGATCTTGGAGCTGTTGGGCCGCAAAACACACTTATTATTACGGATATAGGCTCTCCTGCAGAGTCCTACGTTTTCCTGGACGATTTCTACTCAGAGTTTTATAGCAGGGATCTTCTGTACACAAAAAATCTCCTCACGGTCCAGAACTCAAGGAACAATCCTCTATGGTTTGCATTCTTCAATAAATGCAGTGGGAAGTGCACTTATATCGAAGTCTCCTATGAAAACGAAAGTAAAATTAGCTACAAGATAACGGAAAACATAAATTTTGGCAAACTTTCGAAAACCAATGAATCGAGAGCTGCGTGGAATGAAAAGGTAAACAATTCGGTATTTAACGGACGCGAGTTTGCTATTCTTACCATTTCAAACGCCTGGGCTACCGGAAAGCTTGATTATGAACTAATGCAGTGCCTTGAAGTGCACAACCATTTCTGTCCCGGAGTTTCCAGCGGTTATGTGCTTGCAAACTGGATGGAAGAAAATTACCCGCTTAAGGAAGGTGTAAGTTACACGGTTTTCTCCTGCCCTAACTGGTGCAAAGACGATGTTTTCGTAAAGCGCTGGGACACAACCCCAGGCAAAGGAGGGATCTGGGTCTCTACGTTAACCGATAACGAAACCGAAGCTCTAGGAGGTTCTCCTGCAGGTATTTTCGTGGTCACGGACAAGAATGCCGGAACTATGAAAGCAGTAGTACTTGGGTTTGACTTTGATATTGTCAATGCGAACTCCGGTGTAAAAGCCGATGATCCTGGATGGGTCTCGAAATATCTAGCTGATCTCTGGCTTATGAATAAGAAAAATTGGGACACACAGGGACTTGTCTCTGTAATTTCAGTGAAGGATATTGATGCCGATACCCTGAACAAAATGAAACAAGCAGACAACAATCCTTATGTGATTCTCGGGCTGCTTAATTCGACAGAGAATAATTAA
- a CDS encoding diaminopimelate decarboxylase → MVSKDLPFTKEKIVEIIKKHPTPFHIYDEKAILENAQRIKAAFREVPGFKEFFAVKALPNPFILKILKEEGFGADCSSLPELILAEKAGITGEDIMFSSNDTPSEEFLKAKELGAYINLDDISHIDYLEKYVGLPDIVCFRYNPGPLKEGNAIIGKPEEAKYGFTRDQLFEGYRILRDRGVKRFGMHTMVASNELNADYFVETAKILFELIVEISKELNIKFEFVNLGGGIGIPYRPEEEPVSFEAVAKGVKEAYEATITANGLHPLKVFLECGRVITGPYGYLITQVRHLKYTYKDYVGMDSCMANLMRPGIYGAYHHITVLGKEKEAPVHKYDVTGSLCENNDKFAIDRLLPEIEIGDILAIHDTGAHGHAMGFNYNGKLRSAELLLRKDGSVVQIRRAETIEDYFATLDFEALKDFK, encoded by the coding sequence ATGGTTTCAAAGGATCTTCCCTTCACTAAAGAAAAAATTGTGGAAATAATCAAAAAACATCCCACCCCATTTCATATTTACGATGAGAAAGCTATTCTGGAAAATGCGCAGAGAATAAAAGCAGCCTTCAGGGAAGTTCCGGGCTTTAAAGAGTTTTTTGCGGTAAAAGCCCTTCCAAATCCCTTTATTCTTAAGATTCTCAAAGAAGAAGGATTTGGTGCGGACTGCAGTTCTTTACCGGAGCTAATTCTTGCCGAAAAAGCGGGAATTACTGGGGAAGACATAATGTTTAGCTCAAACGATACTCCTTCTGAAGAGTTCCTGAAGGCAAAAGAGCTTGGAGCATACATAAACCTTGATGACATAAGCCATATTGACTACCTTGAAAAGTATGTTGGGCTTCCTGATATTGTCTGTTTCAGGTATAATCCTGGCCCTCTTAAAGAAGGAAATGCGATTATAGGAAAGCCTGAAGAAGCAAAATACGGTTTTACGAGAGACCAGCTTTTTGAAGGCTACCGCATACTCAGAGACAGGGGAGTAAAGCGGTTCGGAATGCATACGATGGTTGCTTCTAACGAATTAAACGCTGACTACTTTGTGGAAACCGCAAAAATTCTTTTCGAACTTATAGTTGAAATCTCAAAGGAACTCAATATAAAGTTTGAATTTGTGAACCTCGGTGGAGGCATAGGCATCCCATACAGGCCTGAAGAAGAACCTGTTTCCTTCGAAGCTGTGGCAAAAGGTGTCAAAGAAGCTTACGAAGCCACAATCACAGCTAATGGACTTCATCCGCTTAAAGTCTTCCTGGAATGCGGCCGTGTAATTACAGGTCCCTATGGCTACCTGATTACTCAGGTTCGGCATCTCAAATATACCTATAAAGACTATGTAGGGATGGACTCCTGTATGGCCAATCTCATGCGACCTGGTATTTACGGAGCCTATCACCATATAACCGTGCTCGGAAAGGAAAAAGAGGCTCCTGTCCATAAGTACGACGTAACAGGCTCTCTCTGCGAAAACAATGACAAGTTCGCAATTGATAGGCTGCTTCCAGAAATTGAAATCGGAGACATCCTTGCAATCCATGACACAGGAGCTCACGGACATGCTATGGGCTTCAATTACAATGGAAAACTCCGTTCTGCCGAACTTCTTCTCAGAAAAGACGGAAGTGTTGTGCAGATAAGGAGAGCCGAGACCATTGAGGATTATTTTGCAACCCTGGATTTCGAAGCCCTGAAAGATTTCAAGTGA
- the dph2 gene encoding diphthamide biosynthesis enzyme Dph2, whose translation MSLGTSDAFDLRPDYIISVINKLGAKIVGFQFPEGLKRKGPELAKKVEEATGVKIIISGDPCFGACDLDKTLLDQVDILFHFGHAELEDTKFSEKVYFIETRSAVDIRPVVEKVVPELKGQVIGLITTVQHVHKLPEACAVLEANGKTCVIGHGDSRLAYPGQVLGCNFSTARNEVCDEYLYIGSGDFHPLGVALSTKKRVLAADPFSGEVREVDPSRILRQRSAVIAKSLDAKVFGIIISSKNGQERMELAFSLKALAKKHGKEAHLILIDLVTPDQLLQFKVDAFVNTACPRLAIDEVGRFPSPMLTPQEFEIVLGEREWESLVLDEITEESV comes from the coding sequence ATGTCTTTGGGAACGAGTGACGCTTTTGACTTAAGGCCTGACTATATTATCAGTGTGATAAATAAACTGGGCGCAAAAATCGTAGGTTTCCAGTTCCCTGAAGGGCTCAAAAGAAAAGGTCCCGAGCTTGCAAAAAAAGTTGAAGAAGCCACCGGAGTTAAGATTATCATCTCAGGAGACCCATGTTTTGGGGCATGCGACCTGGATAAAACTTTACTTGATCAGGTTGATATTCTTTTCCACTTCGGGCATGCTGAGCTTGAGGATACGAAATTTTCAGAAAAAGTCTATTTCATAGAAACGCGTTCCGCAGTTGACATCCGGCCGGTTGTTGAAAAGGTTGTCCCTGAACTTAAGGGGCAGGTTATAGGGCTGATTACTACTGTCCAGCATGTCCATAAACTTCCTGAAGCCTGTGCTGTCCTGGAGGCAAATGGAAAGACCTGTGTAATAGGGCATGGAGATTCCAGGCTTGCATATCCTGGCCAGGTGCTTGGCTGCAATTTTTCGACAGCAAGGAATGAGGTCTGTGATGAATATCTTTATATCGGAAGCGGAGACTTCCATCCTCTAGGTGTAGCTCTTTCCACAAAAAAACGAGTTCTTGCAGCCGATCCTTTTTCCGGGGAAGTTCGTGAAGTAGACCCTTCAAGAATCCTCCGCCAGCGAAGTGCGGTAATTGCAAAGTCTCTGGATGCGAAGGTTTTCGGGATAATCATCTCGAGCAAAAATGGACAGGAAAGAATGGAGCTAGCCTTCTCTTTAAAAGCGCTTGCGAAAAAGCACGGAAAAGAGGCACACCTTATCCTGATTGACCTTGTCACTCCGGATCAGCTTCTTCAATTCAAAGTAGATGCTTTCGTTAATACCGCCTGCCCAAGGCTCGCAATCGATGAGGTTGGCCGTTTTCCCTCTCCTATGCTTACACCCCAGGAATTTGAAATAGTACTTGGAGAACGGGAATGGGAAAGCCTTGTGCTCGATGAGATTACTGAGGAGTCAGTATAA
- a CDS encoding exosome complex RNA-binding protein Csl4, whose protein sequence is MIRIRKSKTTRKKLTGPNEGKPVAENVTQITSESRDQLKGQSRDQFKTQPREQVKNQPREQSRDQHKIQPRDHFRGHPRDQFKGQSRDQSKDQFRGDQGKKRRFPYQKKGSRERPDASEPRAPYEAETPEEELEKGGFVLPGELVGTTEEFKSGEGTTVSAGDIYSTATGNVIIDRKARVVSVRPRTLTPNILKVGDIIYGKITDVRESGAMVEVAGIEGKEDREIVNVRSGDIHVSNVRDSYVKRLSDEFRPSDIIRARVLDTERMRLTTAEDSLGVVKAYCSNCKGELVLEGKKLKCPVCNMTETRKISTEYGKGVK, encoded by the coding sequence ATGATTAGAATTAGAAAAAGTAAAACTACGAGAAAAAAATTGACTGGCCCGAATGAAGGAAAGCCGGTTGCTGAAAATGTAACTCAAATTACTTCCGAAAGCAGGGATCAACTCAAAGGTCAGTCGAGAGATCAGTTTAAGACCCAACCCAGGGAACAGGTTAAAAATCAACCAAGGGAGCAGTCCAGAGATCAACATAAGATCCAACCAAGAGATCACTTCAGGGGACATCCCAGAGACCAGTTTAAAGGTCAGTCCAGGGATCAATCAAAGGACCAGTTCAGGGGAGACCAGGGCAAGAAGCGAAGGTTCCCGTACCAGAAAAAAGGTTCCAGGGAAAGACCGGATGCGTCTGAACCCAGAGCTCCCTACGAAGCTGAAACTCCGGAAGAAGAACTTGAAAAAGGAGGTTTTGTGCTTCCTGGAGAGCTTGTTGGAACTACTGAAGAGTTCAAATCCGGGGAAGGAACAACAGTGTCTGCCGGAGATATTTACTCTACAGCTACCGGAAACGTAATTATCGACAGGAAAGCAAGAGTAGTCTCAGTCAGGCCACGCACGCTCACTCCGAATATTCTTAAAGTAGGGGATATTATCTATGGAAAGATAACTGATGTGCGCGAATCGGGGGCAATGGTGGAAGTTGCAGGAATTGAAGGCAAAGAAGACAGGGAAATTGTCAATGTGCGTTCGGGAGACATCCACGTATCGAATGTGCGGGACTCTTACGTTAAGAGGCTTTCAGATGAGTTCAGACCTTCTGATATCATTCGGGCCAGAGTTCTCGACACTGAGAGAATGCGCCTGACAACAGCTGAAGATTCCCTTGGAGTTGTAAAAGCTTACTGTTCAAATTGCAAAGGAGAACTTGTGCTCGAAGGGAAAAAGCTTAAATGCCCAGTCTGCAATATGACCGAAACTCGCAAAATCTCAACCGAGTATGGGAAAGGGGTAAAGTAA
- a CDS encoding ATP-dependent DNA ligase yields MEGKEVKDSAYLFLGSIGPAFENTALGIGDKLALKAIAWAYGVSEEDVKRRYSRIGDLGDVAFELNMGEGKLLAIDEVFGRLKEIKKATGKGSQEEKTELLSSILQRASPKEGKYIVRIVLGKLRLGFGDQFLLEAFSIAFTGDKKYASRIKESYSVCTDIGELAESLAEYGPKALGRFSIKLGRPVRSMLAQRVKTFEELEERIPGKKAAEEKYDGERVQIHKNGKEITAFSRRLEDITAQYPDIVEAVRKGILAEKIVLDGEIIAYVENRKADDSSEEFYSFQKLMKRRRKYEVQKYTEIYPVAVFFFDILYLEGNSLLNKSYPERRTLLEEHLRESRTLRLAKRTVTNNLEEIEDFFNKALEKRLEGVIIKSMDGNSIYEAGKRSWLWLKWKEEYASGMRETFDLVIVGKYYGRGKRKGSFGALLCAVLNEKRHRFETFTKVGTGFTEADAKEIDNLLSEHVIAEVPKNVFIKSRMLPDIFVEPALVIEVLGSEITESIGHTAGQGEGDTGLALRFPRFLRIRYDKGPYEITTVKEVWNFKEDKGI; encoded by the coding sequence TTGGAAGGAAAGGAAGTAAAGGATAGTGCATACCTTTTTCTGGGGAGTATAGGACCTGCCTTTGAAAATACAGCGCTGGGGATAGGGGATAAACTCGCTTTAAAAGCTATTGCCTGGGCATACGGAGTTTCCGAAGAAGATGTTAAAAGAAGATATTCAAGGATAGGAGACCTTGGCGATGTAGCGTTTGAATTAAACATGGGAGAAGGGAAGTTACTGGCAATTGATGAAGTGTTCGGAAGGCTAAAAGAGATAAAAAAAGCCACAGGAAAAGGAAGTCAGGAGGAAAAGACCGAGCTGCTTTCCAGTATCCTGCAGCGAGCTAGCCCCAAAGAAGGAAAATACATAGTCAGGATTGTACTGGGAAAACTCAGGCTTGGGTTTGGGGACCAATTTTTGCTTGAAGCATTTTCTATTGCTTTTACAGGGGATAAAAAATATGCTTCCAGGATCAAAGAAAGCTATAGCGTCTGTACCGATATAGGAGAGCTTGCAGAATCCCTTGCGGAATATGGTCCGAAAGCTCTTGGGCGTTTCTCCATAAAACTCGGACGGCCTGTCAGGTCAATGCTTGCGCAGCGTGTGAAAACTTTTGAAGAGCTTGAAGAAAGAATACCCGGAAAAAAAGCAGCCGAAGAAAAATACGATGGAGAAAGAGTTCAGATTCATAAAAACGGAAAAGAGATTACAGCTTTTTCTCGGAGGCTTGAAGATATAACTGCGCAATATCCCGATATTGTGGAAGCGGTCAGGAAAGGCATTCTTGCGGAGAAGATCGTGCTTGATGGGGAAATTATCGCATACGTTGAAAACAGGAAAGCAGATGACTCTTCAGAAGAATTTTATTCATTTCAGAAACTGATGAAGAGACGCAGAAAGTATGAGGTCCAAAAATACACTGAAATCTACCCTGTTGCTGTATTCTTTTTCGATATTCTCTATCTGGAAGGAAATTCACTCCTGAATAAATCATACCCGGAAAGAAGAACTCTCCTTGAGGAACATTTAAGGGAGTCAAGAACGCTTCGCCTGGCTAAAAGAACTGTTACGAATAATCTTGAAGAAATCGAGGACTTTTTCAACAAGGCTCTGGAAAAAAGGCTTGAAGGAGTTATAATTAAATCCATGGATGGAAATTCGATTTACGAAGCCGGAAAAAGGAGCTGGCTCTGGCTTAAATGGAAAGAAGAGTATGCCAGCGGGATGAGAGAAACCTTTGACCTTGTGATTGTAGGGAAATATTATGGACGAGGAAAAAGAAAAGGTTCATTTGGAGCCCTCCTCTGTGCAGTTCTAAATGAAAAGAGACACCGTTTTGAAACTTTTACAAAAGTAGGGACAGGCTTCACAGAAGCGGATGCAAAAGAAATAGACAACTTGCTTTCAGAGCATGTTATTGCCGAAGTCCCTAAAAATGTATTCATAAAAAGTAGAATGCTTCCTGATATTTTTGTAGAGCCTGCTCTGGTTATTGAAGTTCTTGGTTCGGAAATTACGGAAAGTATAGGCCATACTGCCGGACAGGGAGAAGGAGATACCGGACTTGCTCTTCGTTTTCCTCGTTTTTTACGCATAAGATACGACAAAGGACCTTATGAGATCACCACAGTTAAAGAAGTCTGGAATTTTAAGGAAGACAAAGGCATTTGA